Proteins from a single region of Pseudomonadota bacterium:
- the tuf gene encoding elongation factor Tu, whose amino-acid sequence MAKEKFVRTKPHVNVGTIGHIDHGKTTLTAAITKVLADKGGAKAVSYADIAKGGTVRDASKIVTIAVSHVEYESEARHYAHVDCPGHADYIKNMITGAAQMDGAILVVSALDGPMPQTKEHVLLARQVGVPTMVVFLNKVDAVDDPDLLDLVEMEVRELLSKYDFDGDDIPVVRGSALQALEGKQEGMSAVLELVSKCDEWIPEPVRDVDKPFLMAIEDVFSIKGRGTVVTGRVERGKVHVGDEVEILGFRDPQKSVVTGVEMFRKLLDEGQAGDNIGCLLRGIEKDEVERGQVLVAPGTVRTHQKFEGEVYVLKKEEGGRHKPFFTNYRPQFYMRTTDVTGTIKLPDEVKMVMPGDNVKMTVELISKVALEEQQRFAIREGGRTVGAGVVTRIVE is encoded by the coding sequence ATGGCGAAGGAAAAGTTCGTTAGGACCAAACCTCATGTGAACGTTGGTACGATTGGTCACATCGATCACGGCAAGACGACGCTGACGGCTGCGATCACGAAGGTGTTGGCGGACAAGGGGGGAGCGAAGGCGGTGTCGTATGCGGACATCGCCAAGGGCGGCACGGTGCGTGATGCTTCGAAGATCGTGACGATAGCGGTCAGCCACGTGGAGTACGAGAGCGAGGCACGTCATTACGCGCATGTCGATTGTCCTGGGCATGCGGACTACATCAAGAACATGATCACGGGGGCTGCGCAGATGGACGGTGCGATTCTGGTGGTAAGCGCGCTCGACGGCCCGATGCCGCAGACCAAGGAGCACGTGCTGTTGGCGAGGCAGGTGGGCGTTCCCACGATGGTGGTGTTCTTGAACAAGGTGGACGCGGTCGACGACCCGGACCTGCTGGACTTGGTGGAGATGGAGGTGCGGGAGCTTTTGAGCAAGTACGACTTCGACGGCGACGATATTCCGGTGGTGCGGGGCTCGGCGTTGCAGGCGCTGGAGGGCAAGCAGGAGGGGATGAGCGCGGTGCTGGAGCTGGTGAGCAAGTGCGACGAGTGGATTCCGGAGCCGGTGAGGGACGTGGACAAGCCGTTTTTGATGGCGATCGAGGATGTGTTTTCGATCAAGGGCCGCGGCACGGTGGTGACGGGTCGCGTGGAGCGGGGCAAGGTGCATGTAGGGGATGAAGTCGAGATTCTGGGTTTTCGCGACCCGCAGAAATCGGTGGTGACTGGGGTGGAGATGTTCCGTAAGCTGCTGGACGAAGGTCAGGCGGGTGACAATATCGGCTGTCTGCTTCGTGGCATTGAAAAGGACGAAGTGGAGCGAGGTCAGGTGCTGGTAGCTCCCGGGACGGTCAGGACGCACCAGAAGTTCGAGGGCGAGGTGTACGTCCTGAAGAAGGAAGAAGGGGGACGCCACAAGCCGTTCTTCACGAACTACCGGCCGCAGTTCTACATGCGAACGACGGATGTGACGGGCACGATCAAGCTACCGGACGAGGTCAAGATGGTCATGCCCGGCGACAACGTGAAA